In Blattabacterium cuenoti, a single window of DNA contains:
- the mnmE gene encoding tRNA uridine-5-carboxymethylaminomethyl(34) synthesis GTPase MnmE, producing the protein MLFNDDTIIALATPPMGYSAISVIRLSGKQSISTVDSLFISAKHGKKLKDQSTHTIHLGYISDKKNQELIDQVLISIFREPCSYTGENMIEISCHGSQYIQEYIIKLFLQQGQGIRLAKPGEFTFRAFLNKKIDLSQAEAISDIICSENKTNHEISLQQIKGTLKKSIKSLRKKLLNFSSLLELELDFPEENIPYLKKSALLSILKDLQVSLINLIESFSLGNSIKTGIVVVIIGNTNVGKSTLFNKILQENRSIVSHVSGTTRDCLEGNVILKGIPFRFVDTAGIRKTTNPIELLGINKTIKSIKDAHVILYLFEADDGIEKQKQIIKNIKTLNEKYPMKKIFAIANKSDISSFQDFCNLHSSVIIFNISSKNNQGINKLLDVLSKFFLDQFAKKRIIVTNNRHYEALKKTLEEISMAYNALNNNISIDLISIHIRESFRFLGEITGEITNEEVLSNIFSKFCIGK; encoded by the coding sequence ATGTTATTTAATGATGATACTATTATTGCGTTAGCTACACCACCAATGGGGTACAGTGCAATTTCTGTGATTCGTTTATCTGGAAAACAATCAATATCTACAGTGGATAGTCTTTTTATTTCTGCTAAACATGGAAAAAAACTGAAAGATCAGTCAACACATACAATTCATTTAGGATATATTTCAGATAAAAAAAATCAAGAATTAATAGATCAAGTATTGATATCAATATTTAGAGAACCTTGTTCTTACACAGGAGAAAATATGATTGAAATATCTTGTCATGGATCTCAATATATTCAAGAATATATAATCAAGTTATTTTTACAACAAGGACAAGGTATTAGATTAGCTAAACCTGGAGAATTTACATTTCGTGCTTTTTTAAATAAAAAAATAGATTTATCACAAGCAGAAGCAATTTCTGATATTATTTGTTCTGAAAATAAAACGAATCATGAAATATCTTTGCAACAGATAAAAGGAACATTGAAAAAATCGATTAAATCGTTAAGAAAAAAGTTATTGAATTTTTCTTCTTTGTTAGAATTAGAATTAGATTTTCCTGAAGAAAATATTCCTTATTTAAAAAAATCAGCACTTTTATCTATTTTAAAAGATTTACAAGTGTCTTTAATCAATTTAATTGAATCTTTTTCGCTAGGAAATTCTATAAAAACAGGAATTGTTGTAGTCATTATTGGAAATACTAATGTAGGAAAATCCACATTATTTAATAAAATTTTACAAGAAAATCGTTCTATTGTATCACATGTTTCTGGTACTACTAGAGATTGTTTAGAAGGTAATGTTATTTTGAAAGGTATTCCCTTTCGTTTTGTGGACACAGCAGGAATTCGTAAAACAACAAATCCAATAGAATTATTAGGAATTAATAAAACTATAAAAAGCATAAAGGATGCACATGTAATTTTATATCTTTTTGAGGCAGATGATGGAATAGAAAAACAAAAACAAATTATTAAAAACATTAAAACTTTAAATGAAAAATATCCAATGAAAAAAATTTTTGCTATTGCAAATAAATCAGATATATCTTCTTTTCAAGATTTTTGTAATTTACATTCATCAGTTATAATATTTAATATATCATCTAAAAATAATCAAGGAATAAATAAATTGTTAGATGTATTAAGTAAATTTTTTTTGGATCAATTTGCGAAAAAAAGAATTATTGTAACAAACAATAGACATTATGAAGCGTTGAAAAAAACATTAGAAGAGATTTCAATGGCTTATAATGCGTTAAATAATAATATTTCAATAGATTTAATTTCTATACATATAAGAGAATCTTTTCGTTTTTTAGGAGAAATTACCGGAGAAATTACCAATGAAGAAGTTTTGAGCAATATTTTTTCTAAATTTTGTATTGGAAAATGA
- a CDS encoding N5-glutamine methyltransferase family protein produces the protein MNIDKYYQLFCKTLHSRYSEYRELENIFFLLTTHVFQCDKISIMLKLYHKEEIDNVIYHKLIRKLWELKNNRPIQYVISNSYFFGMKFFVNENVFIPRPETEELVYWIIQDHHYYYSNDDKNIQIFDLGTGSGCIAITLKKFFKCIVHAFDLSYKVIFIAKHNSYMHNEKIIFRKIDLLKDLIDTYVSNKHKVNIVVSNPPYIKFSEKKYLHPNIVQYEPFQALFVPDEDPFIFYKTIILWIKKKFYNKVYLYFEINSSIDLANLINFMNIQGIYNIEIRKDCHGLLRMIRIIII, from the coding sequence ATGAATATAGATAAATATTATCAGTTGTTTTGTAAAACTCTTCATTCAAGATATTCAGAATATAGAGAATTAGAAAATATTTTTTTTTTGTTAACCACTCATGTATTTCAATGTGATAAAATTTCTATTATGTTAAAATTATATCACAAAGAAGAAATAGACAATGTTATATACCACAAACTAATTAGAAAATTATGGGAATTAAAAAATAATAGACCTATTCAATATGTTATTAGTAATTCATATTTTTTTGGAATGAAATTTTTTGTCAATGAAAATGTCTTTATTCCAAGACCAGAAACAGAAGAACTTGTATATTGGATTATCCAGGATCATCACTACTATTATAGTAATGATGATAAAAATATACAAATATTTGATTTAGGAACAGGAAGTGGATGTATCGCAATTACATTAAAAAAATTTTTTAAATGTATAGTTCATGCTTTCGATTTGTCTTATAAAGTTATTTTTATTGCTAAACACAATTCCTACATGCATAACGAAAAAATCATTTTCAGAAAAATAGATCTTTTAAAAGATTTAATTGATACTTATGTTTCTAATAAACACAAGGTTAATATTGTTGTTAGTAATCCACCTTATATAAAATTTTCTGAAAAAAAATATCTCCATCCCAATATTGTTCAATATGAACCTTTTCAGGCATTATTCGTTCCGGATGAAGATCCATTTATATTTTATAAAACAATAATTCTTTGGATTAAAAAAAAATTTTATAATAAAGTATATTTATACTTTGAAATTAATTCATCAATTGATTTAGCAAATCTTATTAATTTTATGAACATACAAGGAATTTACAATATTGAAATTAGAAAAGATTGTCATGGATTATTAAGAATGATTCGGATCATTATTATATAA
- the ligA gene encoding NAD-dependent DNA ligase LigA yields the protein MNNNYHKIRQKILKLRKELSMYNYQYYVLNQSKISDEEFDQKLKKLSFLERDYPELFDIKSPTLTVGNKLTSYISTFHHKYRMYSLKNTYSKKEFLIWIQRIKKIISDSFSLVCELKYDGVSINLIYQNGFLSHALTRGDGKQGENVIENVRTIKSIPFKLKGANYPKYIEIRGEIFFSKKMFSEINAKRIKQGLRPYSNQRNTASGTLQIKDTQVVADRNLSFIPYYVIGHKLPFNTQYQSFKYLKLWGFHVPKLICCCNTIEEILHFIDYWNNKNHILPYYTDGIVIKINEYKNQYIIGYTNKYPKWAIAYKFQPNKLSETNLLNITFQVGRTGIITPIANVYPVKISGTIIKKVGLYNDRFIQNMQIHNGDSFFLEKGGGIIPILKKINIKKRLIKTNPICFPKKCPSCQSVLIKKKDLYYCPNSLTCPSQKQRKIQHFVSEHGMNIKGIGKSMIQKLYKKGLLCEITDLYNLNEKKIIKINGVNNISAHKIIKNINKSIYYSSFKRVLYSLGIPHVGEYVSEKLTEHFSHINSIINADYNHLISIPGIGNKIANSILNYFSIHKNQFLVQIIMEKGLSVSSKHFQKTYLPLNGKSFLFTGKLSKMTRNQAKHVVEHLGGKVFNTINNKVNFLVIGKNFGSKVAKCINKQNIEIINEDYFEKLIEKKKKEQ from the coding sequence ATGAATAATAATTATCATAAAATTAGACAAAAAATATTGAAACTCAGAAAAGAATTATCAATGTATAATTATCAATATTATGTATTAAATCAATCAAAAATATCTGATGAAGAATTTGATCAAAAATTAAAAAAATTATCTTTTTTAGAAAGAGATTACCCAGAATTATTTGACATAAAATCTCCTACTTTAACAGTAGGTAATAAATTAACTTCCTATATTTCTACTTTTCATCACAAGTATAGAATGTATTCTCTTAAAAATACTTATTCAAAAAAAGAATTTTTGATTTGGATACAACGCATAAAAAAAATTATTTCTGATTCTTTTTCTTTAGTTTGTGAACTAAAATACGATGGTGTTTCTATTAATTTAATTTATCAAAATGGATTTTTATCTCATGCTTTAACTCGTGGAGATGGAAAACAAGGAGAAAACGTTATAGAAAATGTACGAACTATCAAATCTATACCATTCAAGTTAAAAGGGGCCAATTATCCTAAATATATTGAAATACGTGGAGAAATTTTTTTTTCAAAAAAAATGTTTTCAGAAATCAATGCAAAAAGAATTAAACAAGGGTTACGCCCTTATTCTAATCAAAGAAATACAGCTAGTGGAACACTACAAATTAAAGATACACAAGTAGTTGCTGACAGAAATTTATCTTTTATACCATATTACGTTATAGGACACAAATTACCGTTTAATACACAATATCAATCTTTTAAATATTTAAAATTATGGGGATTTCATGTTCCAAAACTTATTTGTTGTTGCAATACAATAGAAGAAATTTTACATTTCATAGACTATTGGAATAATAAAAATCATATATTACCTTATTATACTGATGGAATTGTTATCAAAATCAATGAATATAAAAATCAATATATTATTGGATATACTAATAAATATCCTAAATGGGCAATTGCTTATAAATTCCAACCTAACAAATTATCTGAAACTAATTTATTGAATATTACTTTTCAAGTAGGACGTACTGGAATTATTACTCCTATTGCTAACGTATATCCAGTTAAAATTTCTGGAACAATAATAAAAAAAGTAGGTCTTTATAATGATCGTTTTATACAAAACATGCAAATTCATAATGGAGATTCATTTTTTTTAGAAAAAGGAGGTGGAATTATACCAATATTAAAAAAAATTAATATAAAAAAACGATTAATTAAAACAAATCCTATATGTTTTCCTAAAAAATGTCCATCATGTCAAAGTGTCTTAATCAAAAAGAAAGATTTGTATTATTGTCCTAATAGTCTAACTTGTCCAAGTCAAAAACAAAGAAAAATACAACACTTTGTTAGCGAACATGGAATGAATATCAAAGGAATTGGAAAATCAATGATTCAAAAATTATACAAAAAAGGATTGTTATGTGAAATAACCGATTTATATAACTTAAATGAAAAAAAAATTATTAAAATTAATGGAGTAAATAACATATCAGCTCATAAAATTATCAAAAACATCAATAAATCAATTTACTATTCATCTTTTAAAAGAGTATTATATTCTCTTGGTATTCCCCATGTGGGAGAATATGTGTCTGAAAAATTAACTGAACATTTTAGTCATATTAATTCCATAATCAATGCGGATTACAATCATTTGATATCTATTCCAGGAATAGGAAACAAAATTGCTAATAGCATACTCAATTATTTTTCAATTCATAAAAATCAATTTTTAGTTCAAATAATAATGGAAAAAGGATTATCTGTTTCATCAAAACATTTTCAAAAAACATATTTACCTCTAAATGGAAAATCTTTTTTATTTACAGGAAAATTATCAAAAATGACTCGTAATCAAGCAAAACATGTAGTAGAACATTTAGGAGGCAAAGTTTTTAATACTATAAATAATAAAGTAAATTTTCTAGTTATTGGAAAAAATTTTGGGTCAAAAGTAGCAAAATGTATAAACAAACAAAATATTGAAATTATAAATGAAGATTATTTTGAAAAACTAATCGAAAAGAAAAAAAAAGAACAATAA
- the lon gene encoding endopeptidase La, with translation MLLKNIFTESGFESEAEFIPLMSQDEEDQLLKDDIPEQLCILTVRNMVLYTGIVFPIIAGKSGSIQLLQDAYGCNKTVGVLTQKNSVIDNLSEKDLYSIGTVAKILKLLKMPDGNTTVILQGKRRFKVNRFIQNDPYFKAEIIALEEKKPSCKDKEYLALVESIKEIAIKIIQDNPNIPSEASIAIRNIESPSFLINFVAANMNLATRDKQKLLEYNDLKKRAMETLRFLNVEHQQLKLKNDIQSRVRSDMDQQQREYFLHQQIKAIQEELGDISYEKEIDEMRAKASRKKWPKEAKKQFDRELLKMQRTNPQMPEYTVQRNYLELMIDLPWSRYSKDSFDLDFAKKILDRDHYGLEKVKERIIEYLAVLKLRGDMRSPILCFYGPPGVGKTSLGKSIATAMKRKYVRVSLGGLHDESEIRGHRRTYIGAMPGRLLQSIRKVGTSNPVFVIDEIDKMGLGTNGDPSSAMLEVLDPEQNTSFYDNFLEMGYDLSKVLFIATANSLSNIQPALIDRMEIIEMNGYTIEEKTPIVQKYILPKQLKENGLKKSDIILGTKQIEKVIESYTRESGLRTLEKQIAKLARYAAKHIAMNKKYIKRLSIEKIEQILGIPNDPERYEKNDVPGVVIGLAWTNFGGDILYIESSLSKGKGHLNITGNLGEVMKESATIALQYIKANYDKFHIDPKMFEENNVHLHVPEGAVPKDGPSAGITMLTSLVSIYTKRKLKPNLAMTGEITLRGKVLPVGGIKEKILAAKRANIKEIILSQENKKDVQEIKQEHLKGLTFDYVREMNDVIQLSLL, from the coding sequence ATGTTACTAAAAAATATATTTACCGAATCTGGATTTGAATCTGAAGCTGAATTTATACCTTTAATGAGTCAAGATGAAGAAGATCAGCTTCTTAAAGATGATATACCTGAACAATTATGCATATTGACAGTGAGAAATATGGTTTTATATACTGGAATAGTTTTTCCAATCATAGCAGGAAAAAGTGGGTCTATACAATTATTACAAGATGCTTATGGATGTAATAAAACCGTTGGAGTATTAACTCAAAAAAATTCTGTCATAGATAATTTGAGCGAAAAGGATCTATACTCTATAGGGACTGTAGCTAAAATACTAAAATTATTAAAAATGCCTGACGGAAATACTACGGTAATTCTGCAAGGAAAAAGAAGATTTAAAGTAAATCGTTTTATTCAAAATGATCCATATTTTAAAGCAGAGATTATAGCATTAGAAGAAAAAAAACCTTCTTGTAAGGATAAAGAGTATCTAGCTTTGGTTGAATCTATCAAAGAAATAGCCATAAAAATTATTCAAGATAATCCAAATATTCCTTCGGAAGCTAGTATTGCAATTCGCAATATAGAAAGTCCTTCTTTTTTAATAAATTTTGTAGCAGCTAATATGAATTTAGCTACTAGAGATAAACAAAAATTGTTAGAATACAATGATTTAAAAAAAAGAGCAATGGAAACATTGCGGTTTTTGAATGTTGAGCATCAACAATTAAAACTAAAAAATGACATTCAATCTAGAGTTCGAAGTGATATGGATCAGCAACAAAGAGAATACTTTTTGCATCAACAAATAAAAGCCATTCAAGAAGAACTAGGAGATATTTCTTATGAAAAAGAAATTGATGAAATGCGTGCAAAAGCATCTAGAAAAAAATGGCCAAAAGAAGCTAAAAAACAATTTGATAGAGAACTTCTAAAAATGCAAAGAACAAATCCTCAAATGCCAGAATATACTGTTCAACGAAATTATTTGGAACTAATGATTGATCTACCATGGAGTAGATATTCAAAAGATAGTTTTGATTTAGATTTTGCCAAAAAAATATTAGATAGAGATCATTATGGTCTAGAAAAGGTGAAAGAAAGAATTATAGAATATTTAGCAGTATTGAAATTAAGAGGTGATATGCGTTCTCCTATTTTATGTTTTTATGGCCCACCTGGTGTAGGAAAGACATCATTAGGTAAATCTATAGCAACGGCAATGAAAAGAAAATATGTACGTGTTTCTTTAGGAGGCTTACACGATGAATCTGAAATACGCGGACATAGAAGAACTTATATCGGGGCTATGCCAGGTAGACTATTACAGTCTATACGAAAAGTAGGAACTTCTAACCCAGTTTTTGTTATTGACGAAATTGATAAAATGGGATTAGGCACCAATGGAGATCCTTCTTCAGCTATGTTAGAAGTTTTAGATCCTGAACAAAATACTTCTTTTTATGATAATTTTCTTGAAATGGGATATGATTTATCCAAAGTCTTGTTTATTGCTACAGCAAATTCACTTTCTAATATACAACCAGCATTGATAGATAGAATGGAAATTATTGAAATGAATGGATATACAATTGAAGAAAAAACACCTATTGTACAAAAATATATTTTACCTAAACAATTAAAAGAAAATGGATTAAAAAAATCAGATATTATACTTGGAACCAAGCAAATTGAAAAAGTAATTGAAAGTTATACTAGAGAATCTGGTTTAAGAACATTAGAAAAACAAATAGCAAAATTAGCTCGTTATGCTGCTAAACATATTGCTATGAATAAAAAATATATCAAACGTTTAAGTATTGAAAAAATAGAACAAATTTTAGGGATTCCAAATGACCCAGAACGTTATGAAAAAAATGATGTTCCAGGAGTAGTCATAGGATTAGCTTGGACTAACTTTGGAGGAGACATTTTATATATTGAATCTAGTTTATCAAAAGGAAAAGGACATTTAAATATTACCGGAAATTTAGGAGAAGTTATGAAAGAATCTGCTACGATTGCATTACAGTATATTAAAGCTAATTATGATAAATTTCATATAGATCCTAAAATGTTTGAAGAAAACAATGTTCATCTACATGTTCCTGAAGGAGCTGTTCCAAAAGATGGTCCATCTGCTGGAATTACCATGTTAACATCTTTAGTATCCATTTATACAAAAAGAAAGTTAAAACCGAATTTAGCTATGACTGGAGAAATAACATTAAGAGGAAAGGTCCTTCCTGTTGGAGGAATCAAGGAAAAAATTCTTGCAGCTAAAAGAGCTAACATTAAAGAAATCATTCTTTCACAAGAAAATAAGAAAGATGTACAAGAAATAAAACAAGAACATCTAAAAGGACTTACCTTTGATTATGTTAGAGAAATGAATGATGTTATTCAATTATCTCTACTATAA
- the lysA gene encoding diaminopimelate decarboxylase, whose translation MMLKSNNDTKRIHREYLIQLGKKYGTPLYIYDFEIIKNQYIKMIQAFNELDTFQVYYACKANTNLNVLKFLKNLGSGLDTVSIQEVKLGLKAGFYPKKIIFTPNCVSLEEIKQAVILGVRINIDNLSILEQFGGAHPDYPVGIRINPHIMAGGNTKISVGHIDSKFGISLYQIPHMKRILTNTGLKIEGIHMHTGSDISDIKYFLQGSQVLYQTAIDIPNLDYIDFGSGFKVPYKQNDQKTDLSILSKSIVEKFQNFCKSYGKKLTLILEPGKFLVSESGYFLVHVNVIKQTTSTVFAGVDSGFNHFIRPMFYEAYHKIENISNPNGRFRFYTVVGYICESDTFGLNRKIAEIREGDVLCIKNAGAYCFSMASNYNSRYRPSEVMILNGKDFLIRKRETMKDILKNIIEIPF comes from the coding sequence ATGATGTTAAAATCTAACAATGATACAAAAAGAATTCATAGAGAATATCTCATACAACTAGGAAAAAAATACGGAACTCCACTTTATATATATGATTTTGAAATTATTAAAAACCAATACATAAAAATGATACAAGCATTTAATGAACTTGATACGTTTCAAGTTTATTATGCATGTAAAGCAAATACTAATTTAAATGTATTAAAATTTTTGAAAAACTTGGGAAGTGGATTAGATACCGTATCTATTCAAGAAGTCAAATTGGGACTAAAAGCTGGATTTTATCCAAAAAAAATTATATTCACACCTAATTGTGTTTCTTTGGAAGAAATCAAACAAGCGGTAATATTAGGTGTTAGAATCAACATAGACAATTTATCTATTTTGGAACAATTTGGTGGAGCTCATCCAGATTATCCAGTAGGAATCAGAATAAATCCGCATATCATGGCAGGGGGCAATACAAAAATATCAGTAGGCCACATAGATTCAAAATTTGGAATTTCTTTATATCAAATACCTCATATGAAAAGAATATTAACAAATACAGGATTGAAAATTGAGGGAATACACATGCATACAGGATCTGATATTTCCGATATTAAATATTTTTTACAGGGATCACAAGTATTATATCAAACTGCTATAGATATTCCAAATCTTGATTATATTGATTTTGGAAGCGGGTTTAAAGTCCCATATAAACAAAATGATCAAAAAACGGATCTATCCATTTTAAGTAAATCAATTGTAGAAAAATTTCAAAATTTTTGTAAATCTTATGGAAAAAAATTGACTTTAATATTGGAACCTGGTAAATTTTTAGTTAGTGAATCAGGATATTTTTTAGTTCATGTAAATGTTATTAAACAAACAACTTCTACCGTATTTGCAGGTGTAGATTCAGGATTTAATCATTTCATTCGTCCCATGTTTTATGAAGCTTATCATAAAATTGAAAATATTTCTAATCCTAATGGTCGTTTTCGTTTTTATACAGTTGTAGGATATATTTGTGAGTCTGATACCTTTGGATTAAATCGTAAAATTGCAGAAATTCGTGAAGGAGATGTTTTATGTATTAAAAACGCAGGAGCATATTGTTTCTCTATGGCTTCTAATTATAATTCTCGTTATAGACCATCTGAAGTAATGATATTAAATGGAAAAGATTTTTTGATAAGGAAAAGAGAAACTATGAAAGATATTTTAAAAAATATTATAGAAATACCATTCTAA
- the metG gene encoding methionine--tRNA ligase yields MKPLNKYIVTAAFPYSNGPIHIGHLAGVYVPADIFVRCLKRKNNKIKVIFICGADEHGVPITMQAKKENKIPKEIVNKYYLMMKNCFHHFGIRFDNFSRTSAKIHHKLAISFFKEFSNKNILFEQVSEQYYDSVAQQFLPDRYLSGTCPLCKSSIAYGDQCENCGSTLSSEELINPISTINGSIPILKKTKHWYLPLNKYQKFLEKWILKEHKNDWKVNVYGQAKSWLHQGLTPRAITRDLNWGIPIPKYSGKVLYVWFEAVLGYISSTIEWAQRNRQDWKSYWKDDKTKLIQFIGKDNIVFHCIIFPIILKAYNKGYILPYQVVANEFMNLDKKKISTSKGWGIWIHEYLKEFPNQQDTLRYVLISKMPENKDSNFNWKDFQTKNNMELVAILGNFVHRSITLIQKYSNGIVPTPGCLSCFDKKILKTIQQYPKNISQLIETFKFRDALGCFMDLARIGNKYLTKEAPWKNTKRLNSILYIDMQILGMLSQLSEPFLPYTSEKLFKIMRLKSCLWNQIQEEIVSPGHRLGKPLILFQKITNDCVKKQLKKLNNI; encoded by the coding sequence ATGAAACCATTAAACAAATATATAGTTACAGCAGCTTTTCCATATTCTAATGGTCCTATTCATATAGGACACTTAGCAGGCGTTTATGTTCCAGCAGATATTTTTGTTCGTTGTCTGAAAAGAAAAAATAACAAAATTAAAGTTATTTTTATATGTGGAGCAGATGAACATGGAGTTCCTATTACTATGCAAGCTAAAAAAGAAAACAAAATTCCAAAAGAAATAGTAAATAAATACTATTTAATGATGAAAAATTGTTTTCATCATTTTGGAATACGATTTGATAATTTTTCTAGAACTTCTGCAAAAATTCATCATAAATTGGCTATATCTTTTTTTAAAGAATTTAGTAATAAAAATATACTTTTTGAACAGGTATCTGAACAATATTATGATTCAGTAGCACAACAATTTTTACCAGATAGATATTTGTCTGGAACATGTCCTCTTTGTAAAAGTTCTATAGCATATGGAGATCAATGTGAAAATTGTGGATCTACATTAAGTAGTGAAGAATTAATAAATCCTATATCTACTATAAATGGTAGTATACCGATTTTAAAAAAAACAAAACATTGGTATTTGCCTTTGAATAAATATCAGAAATTTTTAGAAAAATGGATTTTAAAAGAGCATAAAAATGATTGGAAAGTAAATGTTTATGGACAAGCAAAATCATGGTTACATCAAGGATTAACCCCTAGAGCTATTACAAGAGATTTGAATTGGGGAATTCCGATCCCAAAGTATTCTGGAAAAGTTTTATATGTATGGTTTGAAGCAGTATTAGGATATATTTCTTCTACCATAGAATGGGCACAACGTAATCGACAGGACTGGAAATCTTATTGGAAAGATGATAAAACTAAACTGATTCAGTTTATAGGAAAAGATAATATTGTATTTCATTGCATAATTTTTCCAATAATACTTAAAGCTTATAACAAAGGTTATATTTTGCCTTATCAAGTTGTAGCTAATGAATTTATGAACTTAGATAAAAAGAAAATTTCTACTTCTAAAGGTTGGGGTATATGGATTCATGAGTATTTGAAAGAATTTCCAAATCAACAGGATACACTACGATATGTTCTTATATCTAAGATGCCAGAAAATAAAGATAGTAATTTTAATTGGAAAGATTTTCAAACAAAAAATAATATGGAATTAGTAGCAATATTAGGAAACTTTGTCCATCGTAGTATTACTCTAATTCAAAAATATAGTAATGGAATTGTGCCAACTCCTGGTTGTTTATCTTGTTTTGACAAAAAAATATTAAAAACAATTCAACAATATCCAAAAAATATTAGTCAACTGATAGAAACCTTTAAATTTAGGGATGCTCTAGGATGTTTTATGGATTTAGCAAGAATTGGAAACAAATATTTAACAAAGGAAGCTCCATGGAAAAATACAAAAAGATTAAATAGTATTCTTTATATAGATATGCAAATTTTAGGAATGTTATCACAATTATCAGAACCTTTTCTTCCATATACATCAGAAAAATTATTTAAAATCATGCGTTTAAAATCTTGTTTGTGGAATCAAATACAAGAAGAAATTGTATCACCAGGACATAGATTAGGAAAACCTTTGATATTATTTCAAAAGATAACAAATGATTGTGTGAAAAAACAATTAAAAAAATTAAATAATATATAA
- a CDS encoding 5'-3' exonuclease, with translation MNNKKLFLVDAYTIIYRGYYANIKKPFFTSKGLNTSSILYFTYLLIKTLNEEKPSYMSVVFDTYQQTFRNKEYNKYKNNRKKTPKEILIGLPYIKEILKSFNIYFLDAKHGYEADDFIGTIAKQAEQKGYIVYIVSLDKDFFQLVTKNIKIYRIPFKGQPKTILGVNEVLEKFCIKNTKQVIDLLGMMGDSSDNIPGLPGIGKKHAKKFIKQYDNIENFLNSINDLPPGKIKKNLELNKELGLLSKKLATIVTDIPYISFKEENFYVQKPNWDAIKKIFLFLEFKKLLKPAYQYFINKT, from the coding sequence ATGAATAATAAAAAATTATTTTTAGTAGATGCATATACAATTATTTATCGAGGATATTATGCAAATATAAAAAAACCTTTTTTCACGTCTAAAGGATTAAATACATCTAGTATTCTATATTTTACATATTTATTGATTAAAACATTAAATGAAGAGAAACCTTCCTATATGTCTGTTGTTTTTGATACTTATCAACAAACTTTTAGAAACAAAGAATATAATAAATACAAAAATAATAGAAAAAAAACTCCAAAAGAAATTTTGATTGGTCTTCCATATATTAAAGAAATTTTAAAATCTTTTAATATTTATTTTTTAGACGCAAAACATGGATATGAAGCAGATGATTTCATTGGAACCATTGCAAAACAAGCAGAGCAAAAAGGATATATAGTTTATATAGTTTCTTTGGATAAAGATTTTTTTCAACTTGTTACAAAGAATATAAAAATTTATAGAATACCTTTTAAGGGTCAACCTAAAACAATATTAGGAGTAAATGAAGTTTTAGAAAAATTTTGCATAAAAAATACTAAACAAGTAATAGATTTATTGGGAATGATGGGCGATTCTTCTGATAATATTCCCGGATTACCAGGAATAGGAAAAAAACATGCTAAAAAATTCATTAAACAATATGATAATATTGAAAATTTTTTAAATTCCATTAATGATTTACCTCCAGGTAAGATTAAAAAAAATCTTGAACTGAATAAAGAGTTAGGGTTATTATCGAAAAAATTGGCCACTATAGTGACAGATATTCCATATATATCTTTTAAAGAAGAAAATTTTTATGTACAAAAACCAAATTGGGATGCAATAAAAAAGATATTTTTATTTCTTGAATTTAAAAAATTGTTAAAACCTGCTTATCAATATTTTATAAACAAAACATAA